A segment of the Gossypium hirsutum isolate 1008001.06 chromosome D10, Gossypium_hirsutum_v2.1, whole genome shotgun sequence genome:
TGGTATAGTAAATCTAGGAGGTTATAATTATATACAACTATAAACATGTTTTTCTAGTGTCTTACAGTTTTACAGTTTGAGGGTTGAACCAGAGATATTTCATGCAGAAGAAAAAGAATGGCATCACTTACACCAGGAGTGTTATTAAAGCTTCTTCAGAGTATGAACTCTAATGTGAAAGTTTTAGGGGAATACCGATCCGTGCTACTGCAAGTGATCAGCATTGTGCCTGCTTTAACAGGATCAGAGTTGTGGCCTAACCAAGGTTTCTTCATTAAAGTATCTGATTCTTCACATTCAACATACGTTTCCCTGTCACAGGAGGACAATGAGTTGATCTTGAACAATAAGTTGCAGCTTGGTCAGTTTTTTTACGTGGAGAGAGTGGAACCTGGGACCCCAGTTCCTATCCTTGTTGGTGTCAGGCCAGTTCCTGGAAGGAACCCTTTCATAGGCAATCCAAAGGATCTGATGCAGATGTTGGTGCCATCCGAGGGTCTTATGGTGGCCGATAACGAAGGAAATAGTAACGGTTCGAAAGCGAAGGAGTCGGTGGAAGTGAGAGAGGAAAGCCCCAGAAAGAAAATAGTTATCAAAGAGGAAAAAGCAAGTGTTGCATCAAGATATATGCAAGGTGTTTTGCCATCAAATCCTAAAGCAAGCGGACCAGATTCAAATCACAGTGTCAAAAACACTGACAATGAAAATGGTGGTGCAGGTAAAAAAGCAAAAAGCAAGCAACAAGAGCCTAAAGGTCAAGTAAGATTCTTGCTTAACTTACAATTTTCTTAATGacaatataaatgtatgaaacaGATAGCAATTTTAGACAACTGTCTTTTACAATTACAGGCTCGACCGGCAAGTCCTTCTCGCAGTAGGCTGGAGGTACCAGTTTCAAAGCCTGAGGTTGTTGTTGCACCTAACACCAAGGAAACTACGGTGCCTGCGAAAAGCACAACCGTAAAACGCTCTTCAAGTAAACACGAAAATATGAACTCGAATTGTTCagcaaacaacaaagaaaagaacaGTTTGCCAGAAACAGGTTCATGGAACTCTCTGCCTGCTAGTCTCTTGAAGCCAGGAAAGGTATATATGCATCAATCCTGAAATGTTTTTTAATGGTTACTGCACATTACATTATATTTATCCCATTTCTTCCATTACTTTTCAATTAACTGGTAAGACAGTGATGAATTCTACAGATAAGTGAAGTGaacaaaaattctataaaaaagcAAAGTTCTTATATTTTCATCTTTGATTAACATTTTTACAAGGGAATGCTTAGAAGAAGAAATTTAGCTTCTTTGGTTGCAGCAGATGCTCAAAGGGAGGCATCTATGGCAGCAAATCTTGTCAAATGTCTTAGGTAAGTATTCTCTAGAGCAATATTTTGTTCCTATTACTCAATAAGAAAACATGAAGAATTgaatgctttatatatatatatatatgtatatgtaacaATGATTTATATCTTGTTCCAGCATGTTTTCTGATCTATGCTCCTCTGCCTCACCTGAGAACCCTCACCTCACACTCACCAAGTTCTTCACCCTCCAACAGCTAATTGACCAGCCAAGTGTTACATCACATAAAGATAAACACCATCAGTTACCTAATCTTCCATCTGTGGTAGACACAGAAAAGTCTAACAAGAGGAAAGGTCTAATCCATGACAAAAGTATGTCCACAAGGTCTTCAGTACAGTTGAGTGGAGCTGAGAAGCTAGAATGGGCCAAAGGAGATGGTGCCAAAGAGAGAAAAGAACTGAGGGAAACCTTGCTGCATGAAACAAGAACTTGGTTTTTGAAATTCTTAGAGGTGGCATTGGATGTTGGATTCCGGATCGGTTCTCAGGAGAAGAAAGGGAAAACCGGCACGACACGATTGACGGAACAGGACAACCATATTGCTGTCACATTGTCACAACTCAAATTTGCAAATGAATGGTTAGGTAAAGTAAAAGACAATTTAAGCTCAGATAACAATGGAATGATGGAAACTGTTGAACGGTTGAATCAAAAAGTTTATGCTTGTTTGCTTAGCCATGTCGACTCAGCAGCTTCAGCTCTAGAGAATCGACCTTGATCGTAGTTGATTCACCATGAAAGTCCGTTGTCTTACAACGTTTTAGTCACCTAATGTTTGTAATAACTTAACAGTTTGAGGGCATATATTTAAGTTTCTGGTTTGTTTTGTCAGCAAATATATGAATCTAAGTCAGCCATTTGTGTATAACAATAAACTCATTGAAGCTTTACTTCAATCATGATTGTTTACCTTAACATTTAAGCCTGCAACAAACCTTTTGCACTGAAGGGACTGCTCCATGCAATGCATGGTGTTTGCATCATAAGGCAAGCCAGTAGTGTTAGAAAATTGCAAGTGAAAACATAACCAACATGACATTAAAACAAACATCTaacaaataaacatcaaacaaaacAATTGTAATGATGTTTTGCAGTCTTTGTGGTTAACAAAGGGAGAGTTTCCAAGATGGAGAGCCAAGGCACATGCAAAATAAAAGACAATATTTTTGCCTAATAGATTTAGCATGTGCCCTGCTTCTCCAGCATGGCTTACCCTCTCTCCTCCTTTTTTTGCCATAACAAAGAGTGATGAAAACACATATTCACTCAAATCTCAGTGGAGTAGGGAACATTGATGTTAAGGGCATTGGAAGGCAATGAGATTGGGAGTAAATTACAAGGGATTTTATAAAGGTTGAAGTGGAAGTTAAATGTAGGAAAGTAGGCATCCAAATGTGATAAGCTGGCAAAGACCCCATAAGGGAGAATGGCAAACAATATATTGTTGGACAGGGTGGCTGGTCTTCTGGGTCTGCTTATTTAATAAATCAACCCCTtcttttgtaatttatatttcaCAGAGTATTAAACGATGATAcgttattaaaaattttaaaatttaattaattaacttaaatagtagtaatatttcaaaatttaacctttcatatatatatatatatatatttgttctttATGTTAATCGAAAGCAGGTGGCATGTTGAGTGGAACAGGTTTTCTTTTTGGTTGGCTGCCAAAAGGACTAGGGGAGTAGAGGTTGTAACATAGGGTATAGGCACATAACTAGGATTTAATAATATGTAAGAAATCCAAGATTATGGCAGACCACCCACCGCTTAATTATTAGGCTTGTCATGAAGAATGCTTTTATAACTTGGTGAAAGTTCAATATATATGGGTGAGATGTGTAAAACTagaatgattttatattttacaataatttttcatatgattaatattttaatagtttaattattaaatttatcgatataattatatttatcatgtaaaattTTTAACCGATCTGATATCTCTATTATGTTGATGTAAAAAAGTGTATATTAAAcagttgaaagtttttttttacataaaacaaatagttagaaGTTTTTAATTTACGCCAAATTTGACATGTATGATCAATATGAATGAAACATGAAATATGACTgttaaatctttaaaatattaattatataaaaaatatgaaaaatataaaaatattttaattttatactgATATAAATAAATCATTCTCAAATATATATTCCTCGTAATCCCTCCCACTTTAAATCTAAggattttgttaaaatttatgttcTTGTTAGTTGTTGTCATAACAATAGTGGCAATAATtttgattattaatattttctctttcaaagataaattttatatttcagaaaattatatttttcaggataataataataataataataataataatagagttAACTCGAAATAAATAGCAGTATTATTTAACTTAATTTCTCTTCTGAAAGAATAATCTTTATTAAGAATAGTTGTTGTTTAGAACaatcaatttttgagaataattatgtttttgaataaaaatgttcGGAATAGGACTCTAGTTTAGAATAACTGCCATTAATCATTTGAGAATAGCTCTTGTTGAGAATGTTAGAGTATATTCAAAGACCAATCATAtaatgattgtaataacatatttttttacaTAGTTTATTAATGAACACATTatcataattatctttaaaatattcttaaataaattttctattacattgtgtttttatgattttaaattatctGTTGTCTTGAAATAGTTTTAATGTTGGAATTGGATTAAATTTCTTAGAACTATGaaatccaaattttttttttttttgaaaatcatttttttttaaaaaacaattctTCAAAGTATACAatactttaatattattgtaacttgaaaataatatattatatgtataacgTATATTTGACCTATGCATCATAGGGTATACAAACTTTATTATATATTACAAggatttaagtttttattttgttgaCACATAAAAATACGATATgtgataagaaaagaaaagaaatttatttGTGCAGGGAAAAATTACTAATGGTCACTAaattaactataaatacgactaacgcaagcgcacttatcgaacaatagtatagttaaggtgagtagggaatatcgtatccacaggactaaaagtactagtaattaccgtttttctattacttagccgacaaattggagtgattgtttttaatataaaattactaaactaatctaactaagaatgtaacagagaatgaaataggaaaataattgaaGATAACCAAAAAGATAGATAacacccaggaaagaatccacctagacttcatctattattatgaatctgaattaaacgatttattcacttgtgtcttgatccgtagaaatccctaaattatgttaatatctcttttcgagagtaagaacaactgactctaggttgattaattgaaatctctttctaattaaaacccctattgtcatattaactcgatctatggattcccctattagatttgactttaatccggtagatttatgtcgtcctatttctaggattgcatgcaaccccacttaattatgctagatctactcttaaatagggactttttctccattgaaataagcacattaaacttgaattaatatttcagaaatattaaaaaaagaaataaacatacataattgagaacaagaatcaagtatttatcgcataaatcagaaatcaaataataagattcatcataggtttcatcttccctaggtatctagggaatttagttcataatcttgaatgaaaacatctcaaagtcagaataaccacaagacataaagaaattcaataaaacttcgaaagaaattaaatggaTATCTTCGATCTTGAGGGAGATCCGCTTCCGAATTGGTTCCGATGGCGTTTTTCGAGTgctttcttcaatcttctctgagtgccctttagattttcttttaattggtatttatagactttagaatgctcagaaagcctaaaaattaggttttcgcgtatttgggaagcagggtgcgatatcgacacgggctggcGCATGGGTGTGAGGTCAGCCCATAtggctcacacgggcatgtggctagcccgtgtggaaatgcccaggcccTGTGGATCTTGGAAACAGCTttatttgtctgattttggcttgttttttacTCCTTTTTCTCCCAAATACTCTcgtaagtatagaaacatgaatttaaaagattagaaGCATCAagttcactaatttacataattaatcatctaaaaacgcattaagaatgagattaaaatatgttacttttacagcttatcaattacaacataaaccctATCAGATATGATGTCCTAAGTGTAATATTTTCGTCTATGTACATTTGTATTTTTCgaataaattggtttaataataataTCCATTAATTATATTGATATTCTTCATATtttgtcctcaatggttttttgtacgcaaagcaaaatggaagcaagtATTAGCTTACTggttatctaacatttaactaatactgagtgatattacgtggttggaccgtaatatggaaagacaacatgtattagtagatgaatctaaacatgtctttagtctaataaaaaaatgagcaaaccaatttaCAGACTAATATAccgtttatcaagtccaattttGGAGATATTTTGTCTTAAGCATCAGAGCGGATGAATCTCAGaaggtagagacatagatatgactAGCTAAATTGACAGTACATCGGACAACAACCAAGTAGAATAAATCctaaatttgtttatggatttattcacttgtgacgttcatagcaTGGCATAcattaatcctaagtggatgatgaactatatatgtgtgactcgtttactttgatgtaagtaaaaacttgagttcaaatagataaggaactgaaagttggTGTGTCGAGTATATGActtttgcagtatgtagcatTATTTACGAACATGACTCATTTCTCTGTTCATTTGGTTCTATGAATTCATCTTTTTCCTTGACTACTCCAAAGGAGAGATAGCCTTAGAAACTCTGCATGGGGCGATGATCATAAAATTTAagtcaaaaaaaaagagaatccaGTAAGCTGCCACTGGGAGAATGGAAGCTCCGGTGTTCGGGAAAGCTAAGCGGACAAGGAGAAGAAGCATCAAGTGAGTTTCTAGACTCAACCCTTGAAATGCTAAGTATGTTGTAAGGTTGCATGGGGTTATAAATATCCATCATTCTAGTTCAATGTGCTTGAATTAGCTATGATTTCACTGTACTGCATCCAAAAAATGCATGTAATGCATATAAAGGAAACATTGTTGGATTTAAGCGAAGTTAGGAAAGGAAAATGGGATAATTCTTTTAGATACTGCCATACGGTGTTGTTGTGTGCACTCGTGATGAGTGAAGCTCTGAGCCTTGTAAATAGGACATTGCGGTGTTCAAGCATCAAAGTATAGGATGGTGAAATGGAGGAATGGATGGAAGGATAAGGGAATAGTAAAAATCATGGCTAGGCCATAGAACCGATGGGAGGCTATATGcctaaaatgagtaagaccataatTGAAAGATGTTATGGCTTCATGATAaggatgagtaagaccatagcagaaagatgttatggcatcatgATATAAATGAGTAGGATCATGGTTGAAAGACGTTATAACATCCTTTGACAGCCCGACAGGACGTTAAACACAAGATAATCCAATGAGACATTAAACATGGGATAGCTCGACGAAACATTAAATACGAGATAGTTCGACGAGACATTAAACATGGGATAGCCCGACGGGACGTTAAACACGAGATAGTTCAACGGGATATTAAACACAAGATAGTTTGATGGGATATTAAACATGAGATATTTCAATGGGACATTAAACATAAGATAGTTCAATAGGACATTAAACACGAGATATTTCAACAGGACATTAAACACGGGTTAGTCCATCGGGACACTCAACATGGGGCAATCTACCAAGACGATAAACATGGGGTCCTAATGCGTAAGactatagctaggctatggcaacATAGAAAGTCCACCGGGACAATAAACACGGGTGGAAAACCAAGATAGGAGCTATGGGGAAATCCTACAGCTAAGGAAGAAGAGTTGGAAGAAAAAGTAACTAATGGCAACAATGACAAGCCAACAAACTATTGCGAAAATCAgttgaataaagaaaaataaagtagAAAGGGGAAGTAGTCCACCAAAATAGTAATCAGGGAAGCCGGAAAGGCAAAAGGGCGGTAGCTTAACAGTAATCAGTCATGTGAACTACCGAGCTAGTTGTGCTTGATGTATAAATAAGCTGAAAGAATGAGTAATTGGAGGATCTTATTAAGGATCCGCCATTAGGAATCGTTAAGATATGCTTAATGAAACTGGTAAGTTAGAGTAAAGAATGCAAGCACCTCAGCAGAAAGGGTCTTGGAATAAGAGGGGTTGGATGGAGACCCAGGATAGAAAAGTATTATGAGAGATAACATCAATTGTAGGTATGTTTGTTAAAACTATTCCTCTTTAAGGGAAAACCATAGAGGAAGTATCATCCAAATGGCTAGTTAGGCGGAGATGTCGAATGGAATAGAAACCATGAACCCAGATAAGCCACTTAGTGATAGTTGGCTGAGTACTGAGGGTCATAGTAAGTCATAGCAGAAAGGCATGTTACGCTTAAGGGTAAGGTCATACGACTGAAGCGGATTACGAAGAAATAATCTGACCTCTATTTGTTCTAAACAGGACATAGTCCACAAAGCTGCGAGAAATCCTATTAGTCACCTCAACAAAGGGGAAATTAATGAGTTTTGCGGGACTATGATTAAGATAAGGAAAGAGTCTGCCATGAACTAAATAAGTTTAGAATAACCTCCAATAGTCTTTAGGAGGGTAATTCGAAAAGCTGTTTTAATAGGCCATAATGGTGGGAAGAAAAAATCCACATTGAGGataaatggataaaaaaaaagtgaataaaAGAAAGGATAAAGTCCATAAAAGTGGCGAGACATTCAAAGAACCTATCAAGGCCAAACAAATGTTGAGAGAATGGTCGGAAGGAAATCGTTTAACGATCTATCCGCCAATGGATAGGATTGGGAATAAGATAAAGTCCACTACAATGGTTTAAGAGAAATGTTTCAACGAGCAAGGAGTTGTTGtaccttttattattaatttgaacCCAGGCAATGTAAGGTATGTTTTAAACTTACATGGTTTGACATATGTTATGCAGGAAATGCGAAATGAAGAACTCGTGGAATGGGCTAAGCCAGATCGTGTCGAATCAATGATTTATCATTAAAATAGTCATACACATAGGAAGGGAGATACCTTTAGGAACTTCGCCAATGGGGCGGTCATGTTGTATTTGTTTAAATTCCTCAGAGTCCTGAGTTAAAACAATGAACTTTGTATTGAATTTAGACTCTTTTGTAAGTTATTATAAATAGGTAATACAATTTGTTTTTAACTTAGTGAGGTCTTAGTTTAATCGATAGCCCAATTTTGTTGTGACGCTCGCACCCGGATCCGACAAAATGGTCGAGTGGGGGTGTTACAAgcttagattaaattataaagcgTTACGTTAAAAGTCCAAAAAAACACATAATTGGGTGTGCTGCCTCCTTCTGGTTAAACTAGAAgactatttttttattgtataaatattatttgtattttactAATTCAACCAAGATTCTCTTATTTCTCCCTATAAACAAATGAAATTGGTAGAGCTATTTAGATGCGTTTTATACAagtttgagatattgttattttgtCAAAAAgtagagaatttattttctatgtatAAACTTTATTGCCTGAGAATCACATTTTTGTCTGTTTTTATCGAGAGAGAATAGCGAAGAATATTGTTCGTTGAAAGCCGAGAACGTCTAGGATCTGTCTCGCTCAAAGCACAAGTACTTTTCGAGAAAAAAggtattgctataaatatcaacaaccaactcaattttcaaaatttttaattttaattttaatttttacataaattttaatgGGCTAAtatcaattatcatatttttaaaattaaacttatattatgttttaatttttaaccatattttcaattaaacattacaaagtaaaaaaaaatgcttTTTGAAATAAAGATTGAATTCTTTTAATCTTAGATGGttcgaaaatatataaaaattattttaattaaatattgctAATATTAGTTAATATTTCTAATGCTGCATTGATTATTTTCAAGATAGACTATGAGCTAAAAACTAGTAATAAGGAAATATCGAACGTATTGTTCTTAGTAACAGTGAATCAAATTatcataattattatatatttaatgatttttaaaaataaattatattattattttttaattatttttcactatGACCTAAATTAAACAtgtgaatatttaaaatttactttgATAAAATTACCATATGAGTAGGTGAAATTGAATTAAGTCATCTTCCTTAACTTTAATGACCATTTTGTAGGAAGAGAAGTTCCATGTTTAGGAAAAATAAATAGCAGGAAACGTGAATGTTTGTGAGCAGAGCACACCTCCATCATCAGATAAATAATGAAGCTAACATTACAGTCAGCTTGGAAAAGATGAAAACCTTAAAAACATAACACGGTTTCAAATTCAATTCCCTACTCAAAATAAAGATATTTCCCAATGCTTCACAAGGGAATTTAATCATACACTGAACTACAATAAATAGCATTTGAAAACACAGATTTCCTACCACCAACCACAGCCACCGATTCATATGCTGCACTATTCTAATTCATACAAGACACAAACTAATACCACAGTTAGCAGACTACACCAAGACTAAAAGTACAAATAGACAGAGAGAGAGAGTACATTTTTACAACATCATCAAGGGCGAGCTCTCTTGTTGCTGCACGACGGGCATTTGTACTGCTTAATGTGCTCGGCTCTAGCAGGAGTGATCTTCACACACTTCCCATGGAACCACTTCTCACATGCATCACAACAAATCCAGAACTCATCCGAGGCATAGTTCTCACCACAAGCCCCACACAAGGTCTCTCCATGCTCGTCTTCGTCTTCCTCGTCCAACCCTTGCTCTTCATCTTTTGGCTGTGATGCTTTTGAATGCTTCGCCTGAGATTCCCGCTGATCAGAACAAAACCAACagcaaaacaaataaataaagtacCGAAGATGGGAAAACTATTTTGACTAcaaaacattaattataataagcGACTCGTCACTAAGACAATCCTGGATAGCGGCCACTTATATATTCATTAAAAGTATCTATACCATACTGAACAACACGATTTATGTACGGAAAGTCCTTTTTACCACTTTTGAGTTGGATTTTGATTTGTTGCTACTATGATTTGAAACCAATGACTTCTCTTTTGTTTGTTTCTTGGCAACACCACCGGTTACAACTTCAAATATTGTTGGAAGATCATTAATCATGTTGAAAAGCCGTTTCCTGTATCGAAGGAGACATTTAATAATCCAATGAATGAACAGAATAAATATTGGTGAAAGATTTCCTAGTGGACCCGAGCCTGCCAAAACTAAGTTACAATACAACAGAGGGATTAGACCTCAATGCCGTTAGCATTAACTACGCAAGCAATTTTAATAGCTTAAAGCCCATAATGTGCATTTAATTGGAAAgtaatatatataacaaattattacatgtttttcAATGTCTCAAACTAATGGCTTCCAGCTTAAGAATGACACATTGCAAGTCACACACATATGTCTCGTTCAATTGATCAAAACGTAGCAAATCATTCCACTTAATCAGATAATACAGAACTCGGTTCTGTAGTCAGACAGAAAGATACGCGGagaaaaggaaaagggaaaatcaaaaaAGGCTATCGGTCAATCTCTAACTTGCTTTTTCTTCAAGTAAGAACATGCTCAAGAGTAAAATTTTGCATCAGTTTTAACATACCTGTCAGCTTTATCAAATCCAAATCTTGCACCAAAATAGAAGGCAACAGAAAGTAGCCATGCGTCGCTGTGGACGGCAACTAAAGATAGCCAATCCTTTTCTTGCATGCCATCTCTTGCAAAGTTAATACCCAAGGCAGGCTCTGGTAGTTCTGGAGGGAC
Coding sequences within it:
- the LOC107913850 gene encoding uncharacterized protein; its protein translation is MASLTPGVLLKLLQSMNSNVKVLGEYRSVLLQVISIVPALTGSELWPNQGFFIKVSDSSHSTYVSLSQEDNELILNNKLQLGQFFYVERVEPGTPVPILVGVRPVPGRNPFIGNPKDLMQMLVPSEGLMVADNEGNSNGSKAKESVEVREESPRKKIVIKEEKASVASRYMQGVLPSNPKASGPDSNHSVKNTDNENGGAGKKAKSKQQEPKGQARPASPSRSRLEVPVSKPEVVVAPNTKETTVPAKSTTVKRSSSKHENMNSNCSANNKEKNSLPETGSWNSLPASLLKPGKGMLRRRNLASLVAADAQREASMAANLVKCLSMFSDLCSSASPENPHLTLTKFFTLQQLIDQPSVTSHKDKHHQLPNLPSVVDTEKSNKRKGLIHDKSMSTRSSVQLSGAEKLEWAKGDGAKERKELRETLLHETRTWFLKFLEVALDVGFRIGSQEKKGKTGTTRLTEQDNHIAVTLSQLKFANEWLGKVKDNLSSDNNGMMETVERLNQKVYACLLSHVDSAASALENRP
- the LOC107913851 gene encoding PHD finger protein ALFIN-LIKE 3: MEGGGAQYNPRTVEEVFRDFKGRRAGMIKALTTDVEEFYQQCDPEKENLCLYGFPSEQWEVNLPAEEVPPELPEPALGINFARDGMQEKDWLSLVAVHSDAWLLSVAFYFGARFGFDKADRKRLFNMINDLPTIFEVVTGGVAKKQTKEKSLVSNHSSNKSKSNSKVRESQAKHSKASQPKDEEQGLDEEDEDEHGETLCGACGENYASDEFWICCDACEKWFHGKCVKITPARAEHIKQYKCPSCSNKRARP